TTATAAAATAATCAATCACCCATGAAATATACACATACTTTTTTAGACTAAAAAGAACATTAGTCAATGACTAATGTTCTTTTACCTCAGACCATTTTTTAAGCAAGGCCTTCATTTTCAAACGTGAAACTGGACAAGAATCGTCATTTTCAAAGTAAATCATCAACTGAGTCTTATCAATACGAGAAATATTATCCAAATTAACTAAAAACGAGCGATGACAAGAAAAGAGTTTTTTATTCACCGAAGTAATATCTCCAAGATTGGCATAAAACTCCAAACGCTCTGTTTTGGTAATCAGCATCACCTTATGAGGTGTCACAGCAGTCGCAAAGTAATAAATATCTCTCATAGGGACTTGAATTCGAGACTGTGCTGTTTCAAACACAAATATCTCATCATCATCCAAATCTCCAACTTTTTGATTTACAAAAGTCAATGTTTGTTTTAGTTGTTGTTTGAACTCTGCATTAGAAACTGTCTTATCAATAAAATCTAGTGCAGAAACCTTGTATTTAAAACTAATCGGTGCAAACTCTGAGTGAGTTGTCACAAAAATAATAACCGCATTAGCATCTTGTTGGCGAATTTCTGAGGCTACTTCTAGCCCCTTCTTTCGCTCACCATCAATATCAATATCCAAAAGGAAAACCTGATGGTTGCCCTTTTCGTTGATACTGGACAATAGTTTGTGAGGTTTAGAAAAAACTTCAAGTTTTCGTACGGAAAACGTGCCCTCTGAAACCAATTCTCTGATGATGTCACTAATACGTGTTTGCTGCATTAAGTCATCTTCTAAAATGTAAATATTCATATTAGGGCCTCATTTCTAGTATTTGCATCATTTTATGATTCTGACTACGGACAGAGAAGGACGTATTCGGATAACGTTCCAAGATATCTTGAACAGCATTAACACCTATACCACCCTCAGGATGAGGAGTCTGGGTACTCATCATTGAAAGTGGAACTTGCTCATCTGCAATTGTACTTTCAATAATAAAACTCTGGCAATCTTCTTCATCAAAATAGGCCAGACTAATGAAACCCTCACTGGCTTTACGAGCACCATGAATAGCATTATCCATGAGGTGACCCAAAACAACAGCTAAATCTAAATCAGTTAGATAGTTATGAGTCACTGGATCTGGAATCTCTGCATGAATATTGAGTCGATACATCTGAGCTTCATGATATTTTGATGAAAGTAGACTATGAATACTTGGGTTTTGGATATTATCCAAATCTGTGACCTGAGTCGAAAAGCTGTGCTGATCTCGATTGACATAAAGATCAACTAAATCTTTTTTGTAAGAACGAATATCTCCTGTTCTTTCGATATCTCTCAAATTATTAAGCAGAAAATTATAGTTAGAGCGAACATGCATCAAGTCTCTATACAAACCTTCCACCCTAGTATTCTCGCGCTTCAAATCATCAAGATAGTTGGCTTGCTTCATGGCCAAATCCTGCTCTATTTTTTCCTTAGCAAACTGGTTCACAGCTCCTAGT
The DNA window shown above is from Streptococcus salivarius and carries:
- a CDS encoding response regulator transcription factor translates to MNIYILEDDLMQQTRISDIIRELVSEGTFSVRKLEVFSKPHKLLSSINEKGNHQVFLLDIDIDGERKKGLEVASEIRQQDANAVIIFVTTHSEFAPISFKYKVSALDFIDKTVSNAEFKQQLKQTLTFVNQKVGDLDDDEIFVFETAQSRIQVPMRDIYYFATAVTPHKVMLITKTERLEFYANLGDITSVNKKLFSCHRSFLVNLDNISRIDKTQLMIYFENDDSCPVSRLKMKALLKKWSEVKEH
- a CDS encoding GHKL domain-containing protein encodes the protein MLGNILFQILMFVIIWDIYLRIGGQNTNLKNRMLYLLFDVALCIWGQLIGRYIGIVPPLVAIVTLTFSYQLNKSVTSVERFFLGFYPVVLVDLARRFLATFFFPPILGITATTLNNNIWWSMVPLSFVMLTVRIVDFILRLDFTDILKVATQQEKKNRLGLVNMLLLLYYLVIFLVSTFDTYFPELHLESRFRVPLVMGYLYLLLFVLGAVNQFAKEKIEQDLAMKQANYLDDLKRENTRVEGLYRDLMHVRSNYNFLLNNLRDIERTGDIRSYKKDLVDLYVNRDQHSFSTQVTDLDNIQNPSIHSLLSSKYHEAQMYRLNIHAEIPDPVTHNYLTDLDLAVVLGHLMDNAIHGARKASEGFISLAYFDEEDCQSFIIESTIADEQVPLSMMSTQTPHPEGGIGVNAVQDILERYPNTSFSVRSQNHKMMQILEMRP